CTTTTGAAATGGCTCGTGGTTGTGAGCGGCCGCGTAGCCGGTGTACTGGTACACGGCGAGGCACGACCACGCGAAAGCCACTACGACCGAGCCGACACAGAAGGCGTTCACGGCTGACTTCGGCAAGCGGCGGCCGAAGAAGAACATGATGGCCGCGCTGGCGATCGGCAGTAGAGGTATGACCCAGATGTGATCTAAGAAAAACATGTTTATCTCTTAGCTACCACTTCAGCAAATCCACTTCGTCGACGTTGACCGTCTCCTTGTTACGGAAGAAGGCGATCAGGATGCCAAGTCCGACGGCCGCTTCCGCGGCAGCGTCGGCAATGATGAAGATCGAGAAAATCTGTCCCTGCAGGTTGTACAGTCGCGAGAATGCCACCAGGTTGAGGTTGACGGCGTTGAGAATCAACTCGATGGACATGAGGATGATGACGATGTTCCGGCGCGTAACCACGCCGATGGTGCCGATGATGAACAGCGCCGCCGCAACGACCAGGTAATGAAGGGTTGATATCGGTGCCATCGTCAAATCCTCTTCTTTGCCATCACCACCGCGCCCACGATTGCGACCAGCAGGAGCAGCGATGCGATTTCGAATGGCAGCAGGTAATTCTGGAAGAGCGTGAGTCCGACCTGCTGTGTGTTGTTGACCTCCGGCAGGTTGGCGGCGGTGTTGGGGAAGATCGACTTCCCTTTCACGTACACGAAGACGAACATCGCGCCGAGAATCACGCAGGCCAGAATGCCAACCAGCCATTGGCTGTTGAACTGCTCTTCCTTGACCGACTGCTCGATGCTCACCAGCATGATCACGAACAGGAACAGCACCATGATGCCGCCCGCGTAGAGGATCACCTGAACACCGGCGACGAATGGGGCGTACAGCATGAGGTAGAGTCCGGCGAGCGAGAGCAGGGTGACGATCAGCGAGAGCGCCGAGTGCACGGCGTTCTTGCGCGTAATCACCATCAGGGCCGAAATGATCGCGACCGCCGACAGGAAGTAGAAAAAGAATGTTGGGGCAACAGGTGTCATCGCTCGTACACCGTCGGTTCTGGACCGGCCTCAAGCCGTTTCCGGTCGAGGACCAGTCCTTCGCGTTCGAATTGCGCGATCTCGTAGTCCTGGGTGAGTTCGAGTGCGTCGGTTGAACAGGATTCTTCGCAAAGTCCGCAGAACATGCAGCGGCTGACGTCGTAGGTGTACTTGGTCAGGACCTTGCGCTTGGTGACCGGATCGCGTTCGCTTTCAACGACGATCAGGTGCTCGGGGCAGGCCTTCGCGCAGAGATCGCAGGCGATGCAGAGCGTCTCGCCGGTTTCGGGATTCACGTTCATGCGCGGCAGTCCGCGATAGCGTTCGGCGATTGCCGGACGCTCGAGCGGGTATTGCTCGGTGTAGATCTCCTTGGGAGCCTGGTACTTGAAGGTGACCGAGAGCCCCTGAAGCAGATCGAGAAGCAGAAACTTACGTGCAAGCTTGGGAATCGTCATGCGAAGAGCCCCCGAACCCAATGGCCCAGCTCCGGCGCGAGTCCGATCAGCGCGGTGATGATGATGACCGCGAGCGACAGCGGGAGCAGGACCTTCCAGCCGACTTTCATCAACTGGTCAAAGCGGTAACGCGGCCACGTGGCGCGATACCAGATGTACAGGTAAATAAAAACGGCAACTTTCAGCAGGAACCAGAAGATGTCGGCGATGCGAATGCGAACGGCCGGGATGAACATCACCAGGCCGATCATCACGATTAACGCGGCGAAGGCGAGGAAGCCGAGCTTGTTGATGCGAAGCGCCGGATGTTTGGGCATCTTCAGTGCCTGGCGAATACCGAGCAGACCGACGATAGCGACGAATACGCCCGGGAAGAACGAGAACGCCAGGTCCCAACTTTCGCCTTTCAGCCAGTTCGGGAAAGGACGGAGCCATCCGCCGAGCCAAAGCGTGGTCGCGATGGAGGAGACGGCGAACATGCCCGCGTATTCCGCCAGCATGAAGAGCGACCAGCGAAGTCCGCTGTACTCGGTGTGGAATCCGGCGACGAGTTCGGATTCGGCCTCGGGAAGGTCGAACGGTGCGCGATTGGTTTCGGCGACCATGGCGATCGCGAAAATCACGAATGCGATCAGGCCCAGCGGGAAGAACTTGAAGATGAACCAGACGCCTTGCGCCTGTTGAGCTTCTACGATCTTTACCATGCTCAGCGTGCCAACGCCTTCGGTGCCGGGGGTGAAGCTCGTCATGAGCACGGCCGAGACGATGGCCAGTCCCATGGCGACTTCGTAAGAGACCATCTGCGCGCTGGAACGAAGCGAGCCGAGTAACGGGTAATGCGAGTTCGACGACCAGCCCGCCATGATGATCCCCAACACGCCGAGCGAGGAGATGCCGAGCATGTAGAGGATGCCGATGTTCATGTCGGTGACGGCGTGCGTCAGGCTGAACGGAACCACCAGCAGAGTGGTGAATCCCGTCAACACTACCCAAACGGGAGCGATCCAGAAGATCGCGGTGTCGGCACCTTCGGGAATCGTGTCTTCTTTGGTTAGCAGCTTAATGGCGTCGGCGATGGGTTGAAGAAGCCCGTGAGGTCCAACGCGCATGGGACCGAGTCGAATCTGGAAGTGGGCCAGCGCTTTGCGCTCGAACCACACCATGGACATCACGAAGAGCGATACGCCGCCGAAGATGACGAGAATGTAGATGGTCGCCCAGAGAAAATTGCCAGTAGCACCCGGAGTCATTAGCGGTCCACCTCTCCCAGGACGATGTCGAGTGTTCCAATGACGGCCACGATGTCGGCCACCAACATGCCATGAACCATCTTGTCTAAAGCCTGAAGGTTTACGAAGGATGGCGGCCGGATGCGCATGCGGTAAGGCTGCGTGGAACCATCGCTCACGATGAAGTATCCGAGTTCGCCTTTGGGAGCTTCGATCGAGTGATAGATTTCGCCCACCGGAGGCTTGATGATCTTCGGCACCTTCGCCATGATCGGGCCCTCGGGAATGCTCTCGACCGCCTGGCGGATGATCCGGAGCGACTGGTACATCTCGCGGATGCGAACCAGATACCGGTCGTAAGTGTCACCGTTCTCGCCGGTTGGAATGTCGAATTCAAACTTGCTGTATGCGGCGTAGGGTTGCGCTTTGCGAAGGTCCCATTTGACGCCGGAGGCACGGAGGACCGGACCTGTAACGCCGAGCGCTTTGCAGTCGTCGCCGTTCAGGATACCGACGCCTTTGGTGCGTTCCACCCAGATGCGGTTGGTGGTCAACAGGGCTTCGTACTCGGCGATCTTTGGCTCGACGAAGTCGCAGAACTTTTTGACTTCCTTCTCGAAGCCTTCATACGTCTCGTACTGGCATCCGCCGATTCGGAACGCGTGCGTCGTCAAACGAGCGCCGCAGTATTTCTCGAAGATTTTCAGGATCTCTTCGCGGTCACGGAAGGTGTAGAACAGCGGCGTCATGGCGCCTATGTCGAGGGCGTGCGTTCCGAGCCAGACCTGGTGGCTGGCGATACGCTGCAATTCCGCCATAATCACGCGGATGTACTGAGCACGCGGTGGCGCTTCGACGTTCAGAAGTGTTTCGACAGCCTGGCAGTATCCGAGGCCATTGGAAACGGCAGCCACGTAGTCCATGCGGTCGACGTAGGGCGCGAACTGCGTATACGTGCGGTGCTCGCCGATCTTCTCGACGCCGCGATGCAGGTACCCGATCACGCATTCGGTGCCGTTGATCTTTTCGCCGTCGAGTTTAAGGATGACGCGGAGCACGCCGTGCGTGGACGGGTGCTGCGGGCCCATGTTCAGGATGAGTTCGTTGGCATCGAGGACGGTCGTGCCCTTGTCGCCCCAATCGTCCGTGTTGCCGGTCCAGCGATTATTCACCAAGGCGTCGTGTCTCATTGGGCGCTCTCGATTCCCAGGTTGATGTGCACCCAATCGGTGTCCTGTTGCAGGATGTTGTAGTCCTTGCGCAGCGGATGGCCTTTCCAGCCATCTGGCATCAAGATCCGCTTCAAGTCAGGATGACCTTCGAACTGGATTCCGAACATGTCGAAGGCTTCCCTTTCCAGCCAGTTGGTGGTCGGCCAGATCGGAACGGCGCTGGGAACGGACTGTCCATCTGCGACTTGCGTCTTCACCCGAACTCGGGTGTTCTTCGCGAAGGAGTACAGGATGTAAACGACGTCGAACTCAGCCTTCTCGCGCTTGGGATAGTGAACGGCCGTGATGTCGACGCAGTAGTCGAACTTCTCGTCGTCGCGCATCATGAGCAAGATTTCAGCGAGGATGGACGAATCGACGACCAGGTAGTTTTGGCCGAGATAGGTGCTAGCCTCCTTGATCCCAGAGCCGTAGACCTTCTTCAGCTGAGTCGTGAGTTCCGTTTCCCACGGAACCGGCGTTGGTCCTGCAGGTTTAGGCGGAACCGCGGGCCTCGGAGGCGCACCTGCTGCCGCTGGCGCCGCAGGTTTTGCGGCCGCGGGCGGCACGGGTTTCGTTTCTGTTGCCGGGGAAACGGGAGATGGAGAAGGCGTTTTCGCTGGTTCCGCAGCCGGCTTATCGGCCGACTGCGGTGATTCAGGCGGTGTTCCGTTCGGTTTTGTCTCGTCAGGCATCGTCTGCCTCTACTACGGCTTCCCTATTGCTGAAATCGTGAATCTCGTTTGTAGCAGTCTGTACGCGTTTGGAGCAGGTAACTTGGTCACTCGCAGTTGTGATAATTGTCACTTTTGACTTTCCAACCTGTCGTTTTTCCACAACTTGCAAAACGGGCCTACACCCACTCAAGAGCGCCCTTCTTCCACACCCAGACGTATCCGGCAATCAGGATGGCGAGGAAGACCATCATTTCGACAAGTCCGAAGAGGCCGAGCGCTTTGTACTGAACGGCCCAAGGGAAGAGGAAGATCGTTTCCACATCGAAAACGACGAAAAGGATGGCAATGATGTAGAAGCGAACGGTGTAGCGTCCGCGGGAGTCGCCGATGGGATCGACACCGCACTCATAGGCCATCTGCTTGTTTTTGTTGGGCTTTGAAGGGCGAACAAGTTTGGCCAGAATCAGCGCCGCCGGCATGGCGATGACGATGATCAGAACGAAGATAAAAATCGGGACATAATTTGCGGGCATAATCCCCCTGGGCTGGTCCTGAAAAAGCGCGCCAGATCAAGACTTCCGGGCACACGATCAGCCACCTATATTTCAGCAGGACGGGACATAGTACCGCTCTGTAAGAGCGTATTCAAGACAAGCAGGTCTGAAATCACCGAGACCTGTGAGATAAGTCACTCTCTCCACCAATGGATCGCTGAACGTTTAACGCGGCCTTTTTAGCGGTCATATCGTCATGGCTTTTGTTGCCATTCGAAAGAATTACGCTGTGCATCATGTGGAGGATGCCGCTTGAGCCAGCCTGCACCACCGTCCGTCGACCGCTACGTCGCCGACACCCGGTGACGATTCGTGGCCAGTCACTGTCGTTGCACAGTTGGCTCGCTTCCGTTTGACGAAACCGGCGGCTTTCACCTCACCGGCAATGCGCGACAGGTGAGGACCTTTACCAGTTTTCTGTTTTTGTTCCCGAGCTTCAAAGAACTTCCAGCATTGCAACCGGCAGGTCGCCCCGTCGGCAAAAGCGGCGTCCGTGGGAGAAATCCAGTGAATGGATGTTTTTTGCCAGAGTGTCAAATTGTCCACCTACGAGAGCCGCGTCGACAATATCCGCCCAGCCGCATTGGCATTGCCCGCGGCGAGCGGCATCCTTTGAAAATCAGCTACAGAGGGCGAAATCCATGATGTTTCAATGTTTTCTCCATAGGGT
This portion of the Terriglobales bacterium genome encodes:
- the nuoK gene encoding NADH-quinone oxidoreductase subunit NuoK, whose translation is MAPISTLHYLVVAAALFIIGTIGVVTRRNIVIILMSIELILNAVNLNLVAFSRLYNLQGQIFSIFIIADAAAEAAVGLGILIAFFRNKETVNVDEVDLLKW
- a CDS encoding NADH-quinone oxidoreductase subunit J — protein: MTPVAPTFFFYFLSAVAIISALMVITRKNAVHSALSLIVTLLSLAGLYLMLYAPFVAGVQVILYAGGIMVLFLFVIMLVSIEQSVKEEQFNSQWLVGILACVILGAMFVFVYVKGKSIFPNTAANLPEVNNTQQVGLTLFQNYLLPFEIASLLLLVAIVGAVVMAKKRI
- a CDS encoding 4Fe-4S binding protein — translated: MTIPKLARKFLLLDLLQGLSVTFKYQAPKEIYTEQYPLERPAIAERYRGLPRMNVNPETGETLCIACDLCAKACPEHLIVVESERDPVTKRKVLTKYTYDVSRCMFCGLCEESCSTDALELTQDYEIAQFEREGLVLDRKRLEAGPEPTVYER
- a CDS encoding complex I subunit 1 family protein, translating into MTPGATGNFLWATIYILVIFGGVSLFVMSMVWFERKALAHFQIRLGPMRVGPHGLLQPIADAIKLLTKEDTIPEGADTAIFWIAPVWVVLTGFTTLLVVPFSLTHAVTDMNIGILYMLGISSLGVLGIIMAGWSSNSHYPLLGSLRSSAQMVSYEVAMGLAIVSAVLMTSFTPGTEGVGTLSMVKIVEAQQAQGVWFIFKFFPLGLIAFVIFAIAMVAETNRAPFDLPEAESELVAGFHTEYSGLRWSLFMLAEYAGMFAVSSIATTLWLGGWLRPFPNWLKGESWDLAFSFFPGVFVAIVGLLGIRQALKMPKHPALRINKLGFLAFAALIVMIGLVMFIPAVRIRIADIFWFLLKVAVFIYLYIWYRATWPRYRFDQLMKVGWKVLLPLSLAVIIITALIGLAPELGHWVRGLFA
- a CDS encoding NADH-quinone oxidoreductase subunit D encodes the protein MRHDALVNNRWTGNTDDWGDKGTTVLDANELILNMGPQHPSTHGVLRVILKLDGEKINGTECVIGYLHRGVEKIGEHRTYTQFAPYVDRMDYVAAVSNGLGYCQAVETLLNVEAPPRAQYIRVIMAELQRIASHQVWLGTHALDIGAMTPLFYTFRDREEILKIFEKYCGARLTTHAFRIGGCQYETYEGFEKEVKKFCDFVEPKIAEYEALLTTNRIWVERTKGVGILNGDDCKALGVTGPVLRASGVKWDLRKAQPYAAYSKFEFDIPTGENGDTYDRYLVRIREMYQSLRIIRQAVESIPEGPIMAKVPKIIKPPVGEIYHSIEAPKGELGYFIVSDGSTQPYRMRIRPPSFVNLQALDKMVHGMLVADIVAVIGTLDIVLGEVDR
- a CDS encoding NADH-quinone oxidoreductase subunit C — protein: MPDETKPNGTPPESPQSADKPAAEPAKTPSPSPVSPATETKPVPPAAAKPAAPAAAGAPPRPAVPPKPAGPTPVPWETELTTQLKKVYGSGIKEASTYLGQNYLVVDSSILAEILLMMRDDEKFDYCVDITAVHYPKREKAEFDVVYILYSFAKNTRVRVKTQVADGQSVPSAVPIWPTTNWLEREAFDMFGIQFEGHPDLKRILMPDGWKGHPLRKDYNILQQDTDWVHINLGIESAQ
- a CDS encoding NADH-quinone oxidoreductase subunit A, translated to MPANYVPIFIFVLIIVIAMPAALILAKLVRPSKPNKNKQMAYECGVDPIGDSRGRYTVRFYIIAILFVVFDVETIFLFPWAVQYKALGLFGLVEMMVFLAILIAGYVWVWKKGALEWV